Proteins co-encoded in one Brassica oleracea var. oleracea cultivar TO1000 chromosome C4, BOL, whole genome shotgun sequence genomic window:
- the LOC106340768 gene encoding protein TPX2-like isoform X1 — translation MCTGKSSHTKSSPKLGKISPASSVLSLGSDSKGMNKVELKDRAHGKTKAAAAKNVAKAPAKENKKPLEFKLHSGERAVKRAMFNYTVATNYYITKLQKKQEERLQKMIEEEEIRTLRKEMVPKAQLMPFFDRPFLPQRSSRPLTMPKEPSFGNVNSTCWTCVFNNQHYLYHIHHAHA, via the exons ATGTGTACTGGAAAATCATCACACACAAAATCCTCACCCAAG TTAGGGAAAATAAGTCCAGCTTCTTCTGTACTGTCCCTGGGTTCCGACAGTAAAGGAATG AACAAAGTGGAACTCAAAGATAGAGCGCATGGCAAAACCAAGGCAGCCGCTGCTAAG AATGTTGCAAAGGCACCAGCAAAAGAGAACAAAAAGCCTCTTGAGTTCAAGCTTCACTCTGGCGAGAGAGCAGTGAAACGTGCCATGTTCAACTACACG GTTGCAACAAATTATTATATCACAAAACTACAGAAGAAACAAGAGGAGAGGTTGCAAAAG ATGATAGAAGAGGAAGAGATTCGTACGCTACGGAAGGAAATGGTTCCAAAAGCTCAACTGATGCCTTTCTTCGATAGACCGTTCCTCCCACAGAG ATCGAGCAGACCATTGACGATGCCAAAGGAACCAAGCTTTGGAAATGTAAACAGTACTTGTTGGACTTGTGTCTTCAACAACCAACACTATCTCTACCATATTCATCATGCTCATGCTTAA
- the LOC106340768 gene encoding protein TPX2-like isoform X2, translating to MCTGKSSHTKSSPKNKVELKDRAHGKTKAAAAKNVAKAPAKENKKPLEFKLHSGERAVKRAMFNYTVATNYYITKLQKKQEERLQKMIEEEEIRTLRKEMVPKAQLMPFFDRPFLPQRSSRPLTMPKEPSFGNVNSTCWTCVFNNQHYLYHIHHAHA from the exons ATGTGTACTGGAAAATCATCACACACAAAATCCTCACCCAAG AACAAAGTGGAACTCAAAGATAGAGCGCATGGCAAAACCAAGGCAGCCGCTGCTAAG AATGTTGCAAAGGCACCAGCAAAAGAGAACAAAAAGCCTCTTGAGTTCAAGCTTCACTCTGGCGAGAGAGCAGTGAAACGTGCCATGTTCAACTACACG GTTGCAACAAATTATTATATCACAAAACTACAGAAGAAACAAGAGGAGAGGTTGCAAAAG ATGATAGAAGAGGAAGAGATTCGTACGCTACGGAAGGAAATGGTTCCAAAAGCTCAACTGATGCCTTTCTTCGATAGACCGTTCCTCCCACAGAG ATCGAGCAGACCATTGACGATGCCAAAGGAACCAAGCTTTGGAAATGTAAACAGTACTTGTTGGACTTGTGTCTTCAACAACCAACACTATCTCTACCATATTCATCATGCTCATGCTTAA